The following coding sequences are from one Roseburia hominis A2-183 window:
- a CDS encoding PTS sugar transporter subunit IIC produces the protein MKFYMKLQDWLAGPFSQKMQKFMQNPYMHALQVCFTIILPMIMVGSLASLVNTFRNFAPWLPDLSLINSFSFGLISIFMAFLIPYTIMESKKLQKQKMITGFASVSALIALANPQYVDGNLVINSGYVGTGGMTVAMVMGLVIGWLFSAYFKHGLFKKDSSLPSVVVVWFESILIIFVLILVCIIIGQNVDLFSLLEKVFSPLAAIGNTYLGFLLFYMIMALCYCCGLSAWTVWPIVCALYLTNIAANAAAVAAGQAPIYIATDELVFMGWCCLGGLGCTLPLNILMIRSRSKKISTIGKAAIASSIFNINEPVMYGLPVVLNPVMMLGYMTVSFVVPTITYIVFKLGLVSIPAVAMMMNFLPQPISTFMVNSDFRGIILWAVLFVLTYLIYLPFFKVYEKQELESEQEVNTLRKEEKNG, from the coding sequence ATGAAATTTTATATGAAATTACAGGATTGGCTGGCAGGTCCATTTTCACAGAAAATGCAGAAGTTTATGCAGAACCCGTATATGCATGCGCTTCAGGTGTGTTTTACGATAATTCTGCCTATGATTATGGTTGGTTCATTGGCAAGTCTGGTTAATACGTTTCGGAACTTTGCTCCATGGCTTCCGGATCTGAGCCTGATCAATTCTTTTTCCTTTGGGCTGATTTCCATTTTTATGGCGTTTTTGATTCCTTACACGATTATGGAAAGCAAGAAGCTCCAGAAGCAAAAAATGATAACGGGATTTGCGTCTGTATCTGCATTGATTGCACTGGCAAATCCTCAGTATGTGGATGGAAATCTCGTAATAAACTCCGGCTATGTTGGGACGGGAGGCATGACAGTAGCAATGGTCATGGGGCTGGTGATTGGCTGGCTGTTTTCTGCTTACTTTAAACATGGTCTGTTTAAGAAGGACAGTTCTCTTCCGTCGGTAGTGGTTGTATGGTTTGAGTCTATCCTGATCATTTTTGTTTTGATTTTAGTATGTATCATCATTGGACAGAACGTGGATTTATTTTCACTGTTGGAAAAAGTGTTCAGTCCGCTTGCGGCAATCGGAAATACTTATCTGGGATTCCTGCTTTTCTATATGATTATGGCATTGTGTTATTGCTGTGGACTCTCGGCGTGGACGGTTTGGCCCATCGTATGTGCGTTGTATCTGACTAATATTGCAGCAAATGCGGCTGCTGTGGCAGCAGGCCAGGCTCCGATCTATATTGCTACCGATGAATTGGTTTTCATGGGCTGGTGTTGTCTGGGAGGATTGGGATGTACACTTCCACTGAACATTTTGATGATCCGTTCCAGGTCAAAGAAAATTAGTACCATTGGAAAAGCGGCGATTGCTTCTTCTATTTTTAATATCAACGAGCCGGTTATGTATGGTCTGCCGGTTGTTTTAAATCCGGTTATGATGCTTGGATATATGACAGTATCCTTTGTTGTTCCTACGATTACCTATATTGTATTTAAACTGGGACTGGTGTCTATTCCGGCAGTTGCCATGATGATGAACTTCCTGCCACAGCCTATTTCCACCTTTATGGTAAACAGCGATTTTCGTGGTATTATTCTTTGGGCGGTTTTATTTGTACTGACTTATTTGATATATCTTCCGTTTTTCAAAGTTTATGAAAAACAGGAACTGGAGAGTGAACAGGAAGTAAATACTTTAAGAAAAGAGGAGAAAAATGGATAG
- a CDS encoding PTS lactose/cellobiose transporter subunit IIA, which yields MDSEKLVQVAMNVIMHAGDARDYIRKAGTKLSALDLDGVEELLKKASAELVEAHKAQTSVLQNEAEGDSVPMTVLFSHAQDTLMTVESEQYMISILYQCLKNMKKGEK from the coding sequence ATGGATAGCGAAAAATTAGTTCAGGTAGCGATGAATGTCATTATGCATGCGGGAGATGCCCGGGATTATATTAGGAAAGCAGGAACCAAATTATCGGCTCTGGATTTGGACGGAGTGGAGGAGCTTCTAAAGAAAGCTTCTGCGGAATTGGTAGAGGCGCATAAGGCGCAGACATCTGTCCTCCAGAATGAAGCAGAGGGAGACAGCGTTCCTATGACGGTGTTATTTTCCCATGCACAGGATACACTGATGACGGTTGAAAGCGAACAGTATATGATTTCTATTCTGTATCAGTGCCTGAAAAATATGAAAAAGGGGGAAAAGTAA
- a CDS encoding FeoA family protein, with amino-acid sequence MKTLKEVACGQTVKVKKLTGEGPVKRRIMDMGITKGVDIYVRKVAPLGDPVEVTVRGYELSLRKADAEMIEVE; translated from the coding sequence ATGAAGACATTAAAGGAAGTTGCCTGCGGGCAGACTGTCAAGGTGAAGAAGCTGACAGGAGAGGGTCCGGTCAAGAGACGTATCATGGATATGGGTATCACCAAGGGTGTGGATATCTATGTAAGAAAGGTTGCACCGCTTGGAGATCCGGTAGAGGTCACGGTCAGAGGATATGAGTTGTCCCTGCGTAAGGCTGATGCGGAAATGATCGAAGTCGAGTAA
- a CDS encoding PTS sugar transporter subunit IIB, with protein sequence MRILFICGNGVSSGMIASRTGKAGKAQGYDVDTEAYSYTELPEVIDDFDVVLAAPQMKCNEEMIRETCEEHGKKYAIIDNYAFSTLDGTKCFELAKNLI encoded by the coding sequence ATGAGGATTTTATTTATTTGTGGAAACGGCGTATCCAGCGGAATGATTGCATCGCGGACAGGAAAAGCAGGAAAAGCCCAGGGGTATGATGTAGACACGGAAGCCTACAGTTATACAGAACTGCCGGAGGTCATTGATGACTTTGATGTGGTACTGGCAGCGCCTCAGATGAAATGTAATGAGGAGATGATTCGTGAAACCTGTGAGGAACATGGGAAAAAATATGCGATCATTGACAATTATGCATTTTCCACACTGGATGGAACAAAATGTTTCGAGCTTGCGAAAAATCTGATTTGA
- a CDS encoding transcriptional repressor encodes MQKENIIQKLKERGCRITKQRLMLLDIILEEDCSCCKEIYYKASRLDDRIGTATVYRMVNTLEEIGAISRKNMYRITCDQDCEMENACTIEFDDNTIVELSSSKWNQIIQSGLLACGYLNGHHVRSIMAKSYE; translated from the coding sequence ATGCAGAAGGAAAATATCATACAGAAGTTAAAAGAGCGCGGCTGCCGCATCACCAAACAGCGCCTGATGCTTCTGGATATTATACTGGAGGAGGATTGCTCCTGTTGTAAGGAAATCTACTACAAGGCATCCAGATTGGATGACAGGATCGGTACGGCGACCGTCTACCGCATGGTGAATACGCTAGAGGAGATCGGAGCCATCAGCAGAAAGAATATGTACCGCATTACCTGCGATCAGGACTGCGAGATGGAAAATGCATGTACGATCGAATTTGACGACAACACGATTGTGGAGCTCTCCAGCAGCAAGTGGAATCAGATCATCCAGTCAGGACTTCTGGCATGTGGCTATCTGAATGGACATCATGTGAGAAGTATCATGGCGAAGTCATATGAATAG
- a CDS encoding thioesterase family protein: protein MEAGITGTQTITVTEEKTAQAMGSGTLPVFATPAMIALMENTAYKSVADELEEGAGTVGTLMNVKHVAATPVGMEVTCETKLVEVDRKRLVFEVKAYDAAGVIGEGTHERFIIDNERFLAKAEAKKN, encoded by the coding sequence ATGGAAGCAGGAATTACAGGAACACAGACCATTACAGTAACAGAAGAAAAGACAGCGCAGGCGATGGGAAGCGGTACGCTTCCGGTATTTGCGACACCGGCAATGATTGCCCTGATGGAGAATACGGCATACAAAAGTGTGGCGGATGAACTGGAAGAGGGAGCAGGAACGGTCGGTACGCTGATGAATGTAAAACATGTGGCAGCCACACCGGTCGGCATGGAGGTGACCTGCGAGACAAAGCTGGTTGAGGTGGACAGAAAGCGGCTTGTATTTGAGGTAAAGGCATACGATGCAGCCGGAGTGATCGGCGAGGGAACGCACGAGAGATTTATCATCGACAATGAGCGTTTTCTGGCGAAGGCAGAAGCTAAGAAGAATTAG
- a CDS encoding FeoB-associated Cys-rich membrane protein — protein MGTFVVGAILVIVVCLIVRSMIHDKKNGKSLQCGGDCKNCGGHCS, from the coding sequence ATGGGAACATTTGTTGTAGGAGCAATTTTGGTAATCGTTGTGTGCCTGATCGTGCGCAGCATGATTCATGACAAAAAGAACGGAAAATCCCTGCAGTGCGGCGGCGATTGTAAAAACTGCGGAGGACATTGTTCTTAA
- a CDS encoding ArsR/SmtB family transcription factor encodes MSEAELECCESVEIHQDRLKIVSDQMPEEEELYDLAELFKVFGDSTRIRILFVLFEAEVCVCDLAEALHMTQPAISHQLKILKQAKLVRSRREGKSVFYSLADGHVRTIIAQGREHIEE; translated from the coding sequence TTGTCTGAAGCAGAACTGGAATGTTGCGAGAGTGTGGAGATTCATCAGGATCGTCTGAAGATTGTGAGCGATCAGATGCCGGAGGAAGAGGAATTATATGATCTGGCGGAACTGTTCAAGGTTTTTGGGGATTCTACAAGAATAAGAATTCTGTTCGTGCTGTTTGAAGCGGAGGTGTGTGTGTGCGATTTGGCAGAAGCACTGCACATGACGCAGCCGGCCATCTCACATCAGCTTAAGATTTTAAAGCAGGCGAAGCTGGTGCGCAGCAGAAGAGAAGGAAAGTCCGTGTTTTATTCACTGGCGGACGGGCATGTGAGGACGATCATCGCCCAGGGCAGAGAGCATATCGAGGAGTAG
- the feoB gene encoding ferrous iron transport protein B has product MAVKIALAGNPNCGKTTLFNALTGSNQFVGNWPGVTVEKKEGKLKGHKDVTIMDLPGIYSLSPYTLEEVVARNYLIGERPDAIINIVDGTNIERNLYLSTQIMELGIPVIMAVNMVDILEKTGEKVHIDKLSQKLGCEVVEISALKGTGITKAAEKAVALAQQKGVVTPVHEFSKEVEDVIHEVEAKLGSSVDEAQKRFFAIKLLERDDKIGEQMKSIPDVSYEIKKLEDAFDDDTESIITNERYVYISSIIGECVTKPKNSQKLSTSDKIDRVVTNRWAAIPIFALVMFLVYYVSVTTVGAILTDWTNDTLFGEWIIPGAQSLLENAGCAAWLTGLIVDGIISGVGAVLGFVPQMLVLFLFLAFLESCGYMARVAFIMDRIFRKFGLSGKSFIPMLIGSGCGVPGVMASRTIENDRDRKMTVMTTTFIPCGAKLPIIALIAGAFFDNAGWVAWSAYFVGVAAIVCSGIILKKTKMFAGDPAPFVMELPAYHWPTVGNVLRSMWERGWSFIKKAGTIITLSTIILWFLMNFGWADGSFGMLDFGDLEGAALEAAQAECILAKIGSAIAWIFTPLGWTQGGNGWKMAVAAVSGLIAKENVVATFGMLFGFAGVAEDGAEFWGNLASVMTPIAAYGYLVFNLLCAPCFAAMGAIKREMNNTKWFWFAIGYQCGLAYIVSMCIYQIGTLITTGHFGFGTVVAFLCVIGFIYLLFRPYKESETLNVNVKSAVKAK; this is encoded by the coding sequence ATGGCAGTTAAAATTGCATTAGCAGGTAACCCAAACTGCGGTAAGACAACACTGTTTAACGCGCTTACGGGTTCCAACCAGTTCGTAGGTAACTGGCCGGGTGTTACAGTCGAGAAGAAGGAAGGTAAGCTGAAGGGACATAAGGATGTCACCATCATGGACCTGCCGGGTATCTATTCCTTATCTCCGTATACACTGGAGGAAGTGGTAGCAAGAAATTACCTGATCGGTGAGCGCCCGGATGCGATCATCAATATCGTGGATGGCACGAACATCGAGCGTAACCTTTACCTCTCCACACAGATCATGGAGCTTGGTATTCCGGTTATCATGGCTGTCAACATGGTTGATATCTTAGAGAAGACCGGTGAGAAGGTACATATCGACAAGCTCAGCCAGAAGCTTGGATGTGAGGTTGTTGAGATCTCCGCATTGAAGGGAACCGGCATCACGAAGGCCGCAGAAAAGGCAGTGGCACTTGCACAGCAGAAGGGTGTGGTAACTCCGGTACATGAATTCTCGAAAGAAGTTGAAGATGTGATCCATGAAGTGGAAGCAAAGCTTGGATCAAGTGTAGATGAGGCGCAGAAGAGATTCTTCGCTATCAAGCTCTTAGAGCGCGATGACAAGATCGGCGAGCAGATGAAGAGCATTCCGGATGTGTCTTACGAGATCAAGAAGCTGGAGGATGCATTTGATGATGATACCGAGAGTATCATTACCAATGAGCGTTATGTATATATTTCTTCCATCATCGGCGAGTGCGTGACAAAGCCGAAGAACAGCCAGAAGCTGTCCACATCGGATAAGATCGACCGTGTAGTAACCAATCGCTGGGCTGCAATCCCGATCTTCGCCTTAGTCATGTTCTTAGTTTACTATGTATCTGTTACTACAGTCGGAGCCATCCTGACAGACTGGACCAACGATACCCTGTTCGGCGAGTGGATCATTCCGGGCGCACAGTCACTGCTTGAGAATGCAGGTTGTGCAGCATGGCTGACAGGTCTTATCGTAGACGGTATTATCTCCGGTGTCGGCGCCGTACTTGGTTTCGTACCGCAGATGCTTGTGCTTTTCTTATTCCTGGCATTCTTAGAGTCCTGTGGATATATGGCACGTGTTGCATTTATCATGGATCGTATCTTCCGCAAGTTCGGTCTCTCCGGTAAATCTTTCATCCCGATGTTAATCGGCAGCGGATGTGGTGTGCCGGGTGTCATGGCTTCCAGAACGATTGAGAATGATCGTGACCGTAAGATGACAGTTATGACAACCACCTTTATTCCGTGTGGTGCAAAGCTTCCGATCATCGCATTGATCGCAGGTGCATTCTTCGACAATGCAGGATGGGTTGCATGGAGCGCATATTTTGTAGGAGTTGCAGCAATCGTATGCTCCGGTATCATTTTAAAGAAGACAAAGATGTTCGCTGGTGATCCGGCACCGTTCGTTATGGAGCTTCCGGCATACCACTGGCCGACCGTCGGCAACGTTCTGCGCAGCATGTGGGAGCGTGGATGGTCCTTTATCAAGAAGGCAGGTACCATCATCACATTATCGACCATCATCCTGTGGTTCTTAATGAACTTCGGATGGGCAGACGGATCCTTCGGAATGCTTGATTTCGGCGATCTGGAAGGTGCAGCACTTGAGGCGGCACAGGCTGAGTGCATTCTTGCAAAGATCGGTTCCGCAATCGCATGGATTTTCACACCGCTTGGATGGACACAGGGCGGCAACGGCTGGAAGATGGCAGTTGCAGCAGTCAGCGGTCTGATCGCAAAAGAAAACGTCGTTGCAACATTCGGTATGCTGTTCGGTTTCGCGGGAGTGGCAGAAGATGGTGCAGAGTTCTGGGGTAACCTGGCAAGCGTTATGACACCAATCGCAGCATACGGCTATCTGGTATTTAACCTCTTATGCGCACCGTGCTTCGCAGCTATGGGAGCAATCAAGAGAGAGATGAACAATACAAAGTGGTTCTGGTTTGCAATCGGATATCAGTGTGGTCTGGCTTACATTGTTTCCATGTGCATCTACCAGATTGGTACACTGATCACAACCGGACATTTTGGATTCGGTACAGTCGTAGCATTCCTTTGTGTGATCGGATTCATTTATCTGCTGTTCCGTCCGTACAAGGAGAGCGAGACTTTGAACGTAAACGTAAAGAGTGCTGTAAAGGCAAAGTAA
- a CDS encoding cation transporter — MKKKFKLEDLDCANCAAKMEEAIKKIPGVNDANVSFMTQKMTVDAEDDKFDDIMKEVVSVCAKVEPDCKILM; from the coding sequence ATGAAGAAAAAATTCAAATTAGAGGATCTGGATTGTGCAAACTGCGCAGCAAAAATGGAAGAGGCAATCAAAAAGATTCCGGGCGTCAATGATGCAAATGTCAGCTTCATGACACAGAAGATGACGGTAGATGCAGAGGATGACAAGTTCGACGACATCATGAAAGAAGTCGTTTCCGTCTGCGCAAAAGTAGAGCCGGACTGCAAGATCTTAATGTAA
- a CDS encoding BglG family transcription antiterminator, whose amino-acid sequence MNNLQKLLTVLKQSDTPLSSRQLSSLLSVSDRSVRNYIKELRNAGEQITANENGYLWIGIKNDEPDSPGNKSQALFAFATPEERINYIIEKLILAKSGLDLYDLADSIYISYSTIEKDMIRVKKKLALFNLSIHRQNGTIDIVGEEHHKRALFSHYLTSNLDSTIDLTLESFCKLLNISPDSLRAIVHEALQTENLYASDYAFKSIIIHVIINMTRIKIRECLLEKPLYDSVTIHTAEYRAASRIFDQISRLCPIQFNENELQQLAFIIMTKTSAININNVIDLPRIVDSALIQFVNEIIKQVKTIYYIDLYDTDFINFFTVHLSNALFRCRHNVSIRTPLSDEIFIQNPLIYEIAVFIAQEIKTTFGYELNKDEITFISLHVGAVLGKKMDEHPEIKAVLVVNNYYNYYNKHSLESITQKLSGKCKIAEVTNTLDDVNPAYYDLIIDATNQVLPQANLRVIQTNTIITEHDFKKIQSACNELLAEKKRRIFHDKLISFMDPQLFEKNHYENSVEDMIRYMAEKLVALGIAPEAFTDSVLEREAVTPTSFDNKVAIPHSIVCSTQKNIGFVIVNEKPLRWGTFDVQIIMMIGVNHQQRMDFKYVYSNLLEHFENSTTVEKLIHASDFHNFIDILTS is encoded by the coding sequence ATGAATAACCTTCAAAAGCTGCTTACAGTTTTAAAACAATCAGATACACCGCTTTCGTCACGGCAATTGAGCTCTTTGCTTTCTGTTTCCGACCGTTCCGTCCGTAACTATATCAAGGAACTCAGAAACGCCGGTGAACAAATTACCGCAAATGAAAACGGCTATCTCTGGATCGGAATAAAGAACGATGAGCCTGACAGCCCTGGTAACAAATCGCAGGCTTTATTTGCATTCGCCACTCCGGAGGAGCGTATTAATTACATTATTGAAAAGCTAATACTGGCCAAATCCGGCCTTGATTTATACGATCTGGCTGACTCTATTTACATCAGCTATTCCACCATTGAAAAAGATATGATCCGGGTAAAAAAGAAACTCGCCCTTTTCAATCTGAGTATTCACCGCCAAAACGGAACAATCGATATTGTCGGTGAAGAACATCATAAACGAGCTCTCTTTTCCCATTATCTTACCTCGAATCTGGATTCTACCATAGATCTGACTTTAGAGTCATTCTGTAAGCTTTTGAATATTTCTCCAGATTCTTTGCGGGCAATTGTCCATGAAGCCTTGCAGACCGAAAACCTTTATGCCTCCGATTACGCTTTCAAAAGCATTATTATTCATGTCATTATCAATATGACCCGTATCAAAATCAGGGAATGTCTATTAGAAAAGCCACTTTACGACAGCGTGACAATTCACACTGCCGAATATCGTGCCGCCAGCCGGATCTTTGACCAGATCTCGCGCTTATGCCCCATACAGTTTAACGAAAATGAACTGCAGCAGCTGGCATTCATTATCATGACAAAAACAAGTGCAATCAACATCAATAATGTCATTGACCTGCCCCGGATTGTGGACAGCGCACTTATTCAGTTTGTCAATGAAATTATAAAACAGGTAAAAACCATTTACTATATTGATTTATATGACACGGATTTTATTAATTTTTTCACTGTCCATCTCTCCAATGCACTATTTCGATGCAGGCACAATGTTTCCATCCGGACTCCCTTGTCAGATGAGATTTTTATTCAGAATCCGTTAATTTACGAAATCGCCGTTTTTATTGCACAAGAAATTAAAACTACTTTTGGTTATGAGTTAAATAAAGATGAGATAACTTTTATATCTCTTCATGTAGGTGCTGTTCTTGGGAAAAAAATGGATGAACATCCCGAAATAAAGGCAGTTCTGGTAGTAAATAATTATTATAACTATTACAATAAGCATTCTCTGGAATCCATTACTCAAAAATTATCCGGAAAATGCAAAATTGCGGAGGTTACTAACACTCTGGATGACGTTAATCCTGCTTACTATGATTTGATTATTGATGCCACGAATCAGGTTCTGCCACAGGCCAATCTCAGAGTCATACAAACAAATACAATTATTACAGAGCATGATTTTAAAAAAATACAATCTGCCTGTAACGAACTTCTGGCTGAAAAAAAACGCAGAATATTCCACGATAAACTAATTAGTTTTATGGATCCGCAATTATTTGAAAAAAATCATTACGAAAATTCTGTGGAAGATATGATACGCTATATGGCAGAAAAACTGGTTGCTCTGGGTATTGCTCCGGAAGCTTTTACTGACTCTGTTCTGGAACGGGAGGCTGTTACCCCCACCAGTTTTGACAACAAAGTGGCAATCCCACATTCCATCGTCTGCTCTACCCAAAAAAATATTGGATTTGTAATCGTTAACGAAAAACCTCTTCGCTGGGGAACCTTTGATGTTCAAATTATTATGATGATCGGCGTCAACCATCAGCAGCGTATGGATTTTAAATATGTCTATTCTAATTTACTGGAGCATTTTGAGAACAGCACTACCGTAGAAAAGCTTATCCACGCATCAGATTTTCATAATTTTATTGACATACTGACCTCCTGA
- a CDS encoding FeoA family protein, translating to MMPLSMVKEGEPNIIKKVGGKEETRKFLENLGFVTGGTVTVISQTGGNMIVNVKDSRVAIGKDMANKIMV from the coding sequence ATGATGCCGTTATCTATGGTAAAAGAGGGAGAGCCGAATATCATCAAAAAAGTCGGCGGTAAGGAAGAAACCAGAAAGTTTTTGGAGAATCTCGGGTTCGTGACCGGTGGTACGGTGACAGTCATTTCCCAGACAGGCGGCAACATGATCGTCAATGTCAAGGATTCCAGAGTTGCCATTGGAAAAGATATGGCGAACAAGATTATGGTATAG
- a CDS encoding glycoside hydrolase family 1 protein has product MGEKSFKKGFLWGGATAANQIEGAYNEGGRGLANTDFLKYVAPNERRADEATFEQTYASLQEAKAHEDTYIFPKRWGNDFYHHYKEDIALMAEMGFSVFRMSISWSRIFPTGFEEKPNEEGLAFYDKVFDECHKYGIEPLVTMLHYDFPLAVCEKLNGFESRETIALFEKYVRTIVERYHKKVKYWLTFNEINMSLQSLSTCSGAMRDHSLKGLDEEQLTFEVVHNMLLASAKAVILVHEIAPEALAGNMVWKHVYYPKTVRPEDTLQQIFDMNLNYYFYDIQCKGVVPYYLDRYFEQKNIKRNYSPEDIETLKKGKADFLSFSYYMSNISEYQGEPMKFTGLLPDQSRNNPYLKMTDWGWSIDPVGLRIALNQLYTRYGLPIFIAEFGIGMYESMDSNHQIHDQGRIEFVEAHLKQIKEAIKDGVDVFGVTYWGWIDLVSSTTSEMTKRYGFVYVDADDYGKGTYNRYKKDSFYWYKHVIETNGSEI; this is encoded by the coding sequence ATGGGAGAGAAAAGTTTCAAAAAGGGTTTCCTTTGGGGAGGAGCGACGGCAGCCAATCAGATCGAGGGCGCCTATAATGAAGGCGGCAGAGGGCTTGCAAATACCGATTTCCTGAAGTATGTAGCACCAAATGAGCGGCGGGCGGATGAGGCTACCTTTGAGCAGACCTACGCATCTCTGCAAGAGGCAAAAGCACATGAAGATACCTATATATTTCCGAAAAGATGGGGAAATGATTTTTACCATCATTATAAAGAAGATATTGCATTGATGGCGGAAATGGGATTTTCAGTGTTTCGTATGTCCATATCGTGGTCACGGATTTTCCCGACGGGATTTGAAGAAAAACCTAACGAAGAGGGACTGGCATTCTATGACAAGGTTTTTGATGAGTGTCACAAATATGGTATTGAACCGTTGGTCACTATGTTACATTATGATTTCCCGCTGGCAGTCTGTGAAAAGCTGAATGGCTTTGAGTCAAGAGAAACGATTGCTTTGTTTGAAAAATATGTCCGGACTATCGTAGAAAGATATCATAAAAAAGTAAAATACTGGTTGACGTTTAATGAAATCAATATGAGTCTTCAGAGTCTTTCTACCTGCTCGGGAGCTATGCGCGATCATTCGTTAAAAGGATTAGACGAAGAACAGCTTACGTTTGAGGTTGTACATAATATGCTTCTGGCCAGTGCGAAAGCAGTGATTCTTGTACATGAGATTGCGCCTGAAGCTCTTGCGGGAAATATGGTATGGAAGCATGTGTACTATCCGAAAACTGTGAGACCGGAAGATACTCTGCAGCAGATATTTGATATGAACCTCAACTATTATTTCTATGATATTCAATGCAAGGGTGTGGTTCCGTATTATCTGGACCGGTATTTTGAGCAGAAAAACATAAAAAGAAACTACTCGCCGGAAGATATTGAGACATTGAAGAAAGGAAAAGCGGATTTCCTGTCATTCAGTTATTATATGTCCAATATTTCTGAGTATCAGGGCGAACCTATGAAATTTACGGGGCTGCTTCCTGATCAGAGCCGGAATAATCCTTATCTGAAGATGACAGACTGGGGCTGGTCCATTGATCCGGTTGGACTGAGAATTGCATTAAATCAGCTTTATACCCGCTATGGACTTCCGATATTTATAGCTGAGTTTGGGATCGGTATGTATGAAAGTATGGACAGCAATCATCAGATTCACGATCAGGGACGTATCGAATTTGTAGAGGCGCATTTAAAGCAGATAAAAGAAGCCATAAAGGATGGTGTGGATGTATTTGGTGTTACTTATTGGGGATGGATTGATCTCGTAAGTTCCACAACTTCTGAGATGACAAAACGATATGGATTTGTATATGTAGATGCGGACGACTATGGAAAAGGTACTTATAATCGTTACAAGAAGGATAGCTTCTATTGGTATAAGCATGTGATTGAAACAAATGGAAGTGAGATTTAA